In Halosolutus amylolyticus, the genomic window CTTCTCGGTTCCGGCGAGCAAGACCGACGCCGTGCTCCACCCCGTCCTCGCGGGCGTGTTGAACGGCAACGGCATCACGGACGCCGGCGAGACGGTCGCCAAGACCTACCGATTCAGCGAACTCACGCTGATCGTCACCAGCGATCGACTCGTCAAGCACATCGGGGAAGCCGTCTGGGACGATGACTACGAGGAGTACCACTACGACGACGTGACGAACCTCGAATTCGAGGACGGGAGCGTCGCCACGCAGATCGTCCTCACCGTCGACGGCCGCCCCCAGCGGATCAAGGCCCCGAACGAGGACGCCAACGACCTTCGGGAACGGCTCCAGCGCGCCCTGTTCGAGTACCACGACGTCGAGTCGCTGGCGGAACTCAACGAGGTCGTGGGCGAGGACGACGAGCCGGCGGCCGAGCGGTCCACCGGGACCGTCGACTTCGGTGACGGCGTCGATCCGCTCGACGCGGACCCGCCGGAGCCGGACGACCACGCTGACGACGGCGAGCAGACGGTCACGACCGGGGCCAACCGGGCGGAATCTCGGTCCCAGTCGACCGACCCGCTCGCGAGCGACAGCGCGGTGCCGGACGCCGTCGACGCCAGCCGGGATCGCGATCGACCGGACGGGGCGGCTGATCGATCGCCCCGGCAGGACACCCCGGCGGAGAGTCGCGAGTCGACGGGAATCGATACGGACGACCTGCTGGCGGCGGCCGGGAGTTCGTCGGACGTCGCGACGGAGCCGACGTCCGAGCCCGCAAGCGGTCCCGACCCCGAACTGCTCGACCGCCTCGAGGACCTCGAGGCGGCCGTCGAACGCCAGAGCGATCGCATCGAGAAACAGCAACAGACGATCGAACAGTTGATCGCGGAACTGCGCCAGGGGCGGTAGGTGCGATCGTCGCCGGGGGAGCTACTCGCGACCGGTCACCTTTCGAATGCACGAGGAGCCGAAGGGGCCGAGTTCGCCGGCCTCGAGGTCGATGAAGTAGCCCGTCGACAGCCCCGAGCCACAGCGCTTGCAGGAGAAGTCCCCCTCTTTGGTGATCACGTCCTGCTCGAAGCGGACGTACTGGCGGCTCTTCGGGCGGACGATGCCGTCCTCCCGATCGATGATGCCCTGCAACTCGGCGCGATCGAGGATGGTCCGGGTTACCGTCGGATCGGTCGTCACCGTCTCGATGCGATCGACGACCGCGGGAAGCGGGAGCGACTCGTGTTCCAGCCGTTCGAGCAGTGCGAGGCCGAGTGCGACCCGATCGTCGGTCACGTCGTCGGCGGCGGTTCCACCGGTCCCTGGATCGACGTCGTCGGCGTCCTCGGGGTCGTCGGCCATCGTTGTCTCCTGTTTTCGCCGATCGAATAAACGTTGCGTCGCGCACCCCGAGACGAGGCACAAAGGCTTCGGTACTCGAGACGAAACTGCGATCGATGTCGTCGGCGACCGGTCGGGCGATCGCTGGACTCCTTCTCGTCAGCGGCCTGGTCGCCGTGGGGATGCTGGTCTCGCCGTCGCGGACGATCGAGACCGTCACGGGCCTCGCGTCGGACCCCTACCAGTTCGCGGTCGTCGTCGCGGGGCTCTATCTCGTGCGCCCGCTGTTCGCCTGGCCGACGACGCCGCTCGCGGTCGTCGTCGGCTACGGCTACGGCGTGGGTCTCGGCGTCCCGATCGCCCTGCTCGGCGTCGTCACCACCGTGATTCCCGTCTTCGTCGCCGTTCGTCGGCTCACCGGAACCGGGGCGGCTGCCCGCCAGGACGCTGGCACCGACGGCAGGGTCGAGCCCACGGCCGAGTCCGGACCGGCAACCCCGACAGTGGCTTTCGGCGGGGTGGCTGGGCGGGTTTTCGACCGGACTGGCACCGCGATCGATCGGTACTACGGCGTTGCCGGGCCCCTTCGCGGCGTCGTCGCGTCACGGCTGGCCCCGATCCCGTCGGACGTGGCGACGGCGACGGCGGCGGTCAGCGACGTTCGACTCCGTCACCTGGTGGTCGGGACTGCGATCGGCGAACTCCCGTGGACGGTCGCCGCGGTCGTCGTCGGCGCGTCGGCCGCGACGGTGACGACCGCCGGGCTCGGTGACGTCGGGATCCGTCTCACGGTCGGTTGTGCCATCGCGGCAGGCGTCTTGCTCACGGGACCGGTCTATCGCGTGGCCCGAACCCGGCGGGGATCGACGGAGTCGGGGCACGGGGCGGACGGCTGATACGGATTGCTGTACCGGTGCAACCGCGGACGGGTCGCGGTTGCGCCGGCCACGACGTACGGGAGTCCGTATGAACGGTCACCGACCGCCGATGTCTTCGACGAGCGAATCGCCCATGGCTTTCAGGTCCGACTCGAGTCGCTGGTAGGCCTCGGTGCCCTCGAGGTCGTCGACCGAGTGTTCGTCTTCGAGCGTCTCCATCTTGTTCGAGAGCGCCTCGAGTTCGCGGCGGCCGTCGTCGGAGTACCGCGATTGCACGCGGAGGTTCTCGATGATTCGGGTCAGTTGCACTCGCGTCACCGGTTTGGTGACGTAGTCGTCGATGTCGAGTTCGACGATGTCGAGTCCGGGATCGACGGCGGTGACCATGATCACCCAGCAGTCGTATCCCTGCCGTCGGATTTCGTCGAGCACGTCGTCCCCGGTGGTGTCGGGAAGGTGGCGATCGAGCAGGACGACGTCGACGTTCCCGTGCATCTGTTCCAGCGCCGATCGGCCGTCGTAGGCGGTCAGGACGTCGTACTCTTCGTCGACCCACATCGCGTAGAGGTCCGCGAGTTCCTGCTCGTCATCGACGACGAGGATCGTCGGTTGTGTAGCCATGGAGGTGGTTCGTCCGTGACGACAGACCGTCGTCTTGTATCAGTTCCGCCGAACTCACGCACTGAGTCGTCCGATCGTCGACGTCAGGACTGCCAGAACGGGTCCGAGCAGTCGTAGACGACCCCGTGTTGTGGACAGACGTACTTGCAGTGGCGCCTGAACAGGGGCTGGTCACACCGGGGGCAGGGTCGTCCACCCTTCTCGGCTTCCTCGTCGTCGGTCATCGCGGCTAGCTACTCGCGTCGGGGTAGTAAGGACTCGGAAAGGGGCGTCGAAAATCGATTCGGCTCGATCGCAGTTCCGTCCCGGCGTCACATCGAAACCGGACCGCCGTGGGGCCCGTCAGGAACGGTCTAACCGGGCCTCAGCACTCGCTCCAGCCACAGGACTCGCAGGTCTTGCAGCCTTCGGAGTAGTACAGCGACAGCGAGCCACAGTCGGGACACTCCGGCGATTCGCCGGCGTCGATGAGGTCCTGCGTGGCGTCGTCCGATTCGCTCGCGGCCGCCGCCCCGCCGTCGGTCTTGGGCCCGTCGGGGTCGACTGCCTCGGGGTCAGCCGACTCTTCCAAGGTCTGCTGGGTCGGATACGGCTTGTCGATCTCGTCCTCGAGATAGCGGCGCATCGCGGTCCCGATCGCGTCCGGGATCGACTGGATCTGTTCGCCCTTGTCCCAGGCGACCTTCGGCGAGCGGGTGCCACAGAGTTCGTCGACGATCTCCTCGGGGTCGACGCCCGAGCGCAGCGAGGTCGAGATGACCTTCGCCAGCGCCTCGGTGAAGGAGTTCGTGAAGCCTCCCGAGTGGCCGATATTCGCGAACAGCTCGAACGGCTGGCCCGTCTCGGGATCCTCGTTGATCGTCACGTAGACCTTCCCGTAGCCGGTGTCGATCCGCTGGCTAACGCCCTGGAGCGCGTCTGGCCGCTCGCGTTTCTCGGTGAAGTCGACGTGGACCGGTTCTTCGCCGTCGGCGTCGCCGACCAGCGAGTCGAGTTCCTCCTCGAGGACGTCCTGAACCTCCTCGCTCTCGAGGAACGCCTCGAGGCCGCCGAAGATCTCGTCGATCTGTTCGACCAGCGCCTCGGCGGCCTCGGTCTCGTCGGCGAAGTCGGTGTTTTTCGCACGCGTCGTCAGCACCTGCTTGCTGCGGGTGCCATCGCGGTAATACGTAACCCCCTTGCCGCCGTGCTCGTAGATGTACTCGAAGACGTCCTTGGCGTCCTCGACCGTCGAGTCGTTCGGCGCGTTGACGGTCTTCGAAATCGCGGAGTCGACGCCCTCCTGACAGGCGACCTGCACGCCGGCGTGCTCTTTCGCCGAGAGGTCGCCGGTCGTGACGAACAGTTCGCCGATGGCGTCCGGCACCGTCGAGAGCCCCTCGACGCCGTTGAACTGGTTCGTCGCCATCTGCTCTTGAGCCTCCTCTTTCACCGCTTCGACGTCGATGTCGTTGTCCTCCAGCACCCGGAGGAAGTAGTCGTCGAACTCGACGAGCATCTCGTCGCCCTGGACGTCGTCGGAGACGTTCTTGTAGTAGGCGACGTTGTAGATCGGTTCGCAGCCGCCCGTGGTGTTGCCGACCATCGAGGTCGTGCCGGTCGGGGCGATAGTCGTCGTGTTGTGGTTCCGGATCGGGAACCCGTCCTCCCAGTCGTCGGCGTCGAGGCCGGTCTGGTGCTCGAACCACTCGCAGTACTCGGTCGGGTTCGCGTACTTGGACTTGTCCCACTCGTCGAAGCTTCCGCGCTCCGTGGCGAGTTCGTGGGAGGTCCACTTCGACTCGTGATTGATGTGGGTCATCAGCTGGCGCGCGACCTCGTTGGAGGCCTCGCTGCCGTACTCCATGCCGAGCTGGATGTACAGCTGGGCCAGTCCCATGATTCCCAGTCCGATCTTGCGCATCTCCCGGACCTTCTGTTCGATCTTCTCGACCGGGAAGTCGCTCATCGTGACGACGTTCTCGAGGAACCGCGTTCCCATCTCGATGCGGCGATCGAACTCCTCGAAGTCGACGGCGTCCGCGAGGAAGGCGTCGACGGCCTCGGCGAGCGAGTCGTACTCGTCGCCGTGCTCGTCGTACCAGACGCGCCAGTCGGGCGCCTCGAGGTCCGCGAGCGTCGAGAGGTTGATGTGGCCGAGGTTACAGGCCTCGTACTCCTCGAGCGGCTGTTCGCCACAGGGGTTCGTCGCGAGGATGCGGTGGTCGGGGTGTTTCTCGACGTCGAAGGAGTGTTGCTTGTTGACGCGCTCGAGGTAGATGACGCCGGGTTCGCCGTTCTCGTGGGCGCCCTCGACGATGTCGTCCCAGAGCTCTTCGGCCGGGATCGACAGTTCCTCGCCGACCTCGACGTGCTCGGCGAGGCCGAACATCTCGTAGAGCTCCCTGGTCTCCTCGGTGGCGATGTGTGGCTCGCCCGTCCGGGGGTTGGTGAACGTGAACTCCTCGCCGTTCTGCAGGGCCTCCATGAAGTCGTCCGTGATCCCGACGGAGATGTTGAAATTCGAGAGGTGCCCTTCGACGGCGTTCCGGAGATGCTCGGGGACCCGGCCCTCGTCGTCGATGAGTTCGCGAGCCTCCTCCAGGGCTTCCTGGAAGGAGTTGTGCGTGAAGTCGTCGGGGTCGTTCAGGCGCAGCGTTTCGGCCAGCGAGACGTCCTTGTTCTTGGCGTGGATGAACTGGATGACGTCCGGGTGGGAGACGCGCATGACACCCATCTGTGCGCCCCGTCGAGCGCCGCCCTGGGCGATCGTCTCGCACATCTGGTCGTACGTGCGCATGAACGTGATCGGCCCGGACGCGATGCCGCCGGTCGAGCCGACGGCGTCGCCGTAGGGACGGAGCCGCCAGAAGGCATAACCCATGCCGCCACCGCTCTGGAAGACCTGCGCGGCTTCCTTGGCGGTCTGGTGGATGTCGTCGATGTCGTCCTCGGGGGAGTCGACGAAACACGCCGAGAGCTGCTGGAGCTCGTCGCCGGCGTTCATCAGGG contains:
- a CDS encoding adenosylcobalamin-dependent ribonucleoside-diphosphate reductase, which translates into the protein MSESELSAEELTLPIKRTDGDTLEERLTDNAYHNILPARYLRKDADGDLVEEQEDLFDRVSKNIALAEAVFEAERRDVEITVTPDQLKPDHPRRDELAEEVFGAGTAAGDTAETALSIYNVNKFAYDTVVPELPDDIRDHVEDVADEFQGMMENLDFMPNSPTLMNAGDELQQLSACFVDSPEDDIDDIHQTAKEAAQVFQSGGGMGYAFWRLRPYGDAVGSTGGIASGPITFMRTYDQMCETIAQGGARRGAQMGVMRVSHPDVIQFIHAKNKDVSLAETLRLNDPDDFTHNSFQEALEEARELIDDEGRVPEHLRNAVEGHLSNFNISVGITDDFMEALQNGEEFTFTNPRTGEPHIATEETRELYEMFGLAEHVEVGEELSIPAEELWDDIVEGAHENGEPGVIYLERVNKQHSFDVEKHPDHRILATNPCGEQPLEEYEACNLGHINLSTLADLEAPDWRVWYDEHGDEYDSLAEAVDAFLADAVDFEEFDRRIEMGTRFLENVVTMSDFPVEKIEQKVREMRKIGLGIMGLAQLYIQLGMEYGSEASNEVARQLMTHINHESKWTSHELATERGSFDEWDKSKYANPTEYCEWFEHQTGLDADDWEDGFPIRNHNTTTIAPTGTTSMVGNTTGGCEPIYNVAYYKNVSDDVQGDEMLVEFDDYFLRVLEDNDIDVEAVKEEAQEQMATNQFNGVEGLSTVPDAIGELFVTTGDLSAKEHAGVQVACQEGVDSAISKTVNAPNDSTVEDAKDVFEYIYEHGGKGVTYYRDGTRSKQVLTTRAKNTDFADETEAAEALVEQIDEIFGGLEAFLESEEVQDVLEEELDSLVGDADGEEPVHVDFTEKRERPDALQGVSQRIDTGYGKVYVTINEDPETGQPFELFANIGHSGGFTNSFTEALAKVISTSLRSGVDPEEIVDELCGTRSPKVAWDKGEQIQSIPDAIGTAMRRYLEDEIDKPYPTQQTLEESADPEAVDPDGPKTDGGAAAASESDDATQDLIDAGESPECPDCGSLSLYYSEGCKTCESCGWSEC
- a CDS encoding HVO_2523 family zinc finger protein, giving the protein MTDDEEAEKGGRPCPRCDQPLFRRHCKYVCPQHGVVYDCSDPFWQS
- a CDS encoding DUF5830 family protein, with translation MADDPEDADDVDPGTGGTAADDVTDDRVALGLALLERLEHESLPLPAVVDRIETVTTDPTVTRTILDRAELQGIIDREDGIVRPKSRQYVRFEQDVITKEGDFSCKRCGSGLSTGYFIDLEAGELGPFGSSCIRKVTGRE
- a CDS encoding response regulator, translating into MATQPTILVVDDEQELADLYAMWVDEEYDVLTAYDGRSALEQMHGNVDVVLLDRHLPDTTGDDVLDEIRRQGYDCWVIMVTAVDPGLDIVELDIDDYVTKPVTRVQLTRIIENLRVQSRYSDDGRRELEALSNKMETLEDEHSVDDLEGTEAYQRLESDLKAMGDSLVEDIGGR
- a CDS encoding DUF7115 domain-containing protein gives rise to the protein MSVPGIVQSTLDGEEISARVSLGGEDELFITPTNTIIYRADGLLSDESVDKFPHDADRLTLSEGRRKTKFTLEYALEGTTDFSVPASKTDAVLHPVLAGVLNGNGITDAGETVAKTYRFSELTLIVTSDRLVKHIGEAVWDDDYEEYHYDDVTNLEFEDGSVATQIVLTVDGRPQRIKAPNEDANDLRERLQRALFEYHDVESLAELNEVVGEDDEPAAERSTGTVDFGDGVDPLDADPPEPDDHADDGEQTVTTGANRAESRSQSTDPLASDSAVPDAVDASRDRDRPDGAADRSPRQDTPAESRESTGIDTDDLLAAAGSSSDVATEPTSEPASGPDPELLDRLEDLEAAVERQSDRIEKQQQTIEQLIAELRQGR
- a CDS encoding TVP38/TMEM64 family protein, with translation MSSATGRAIAGLLLVSGLVAVGMLVSPSRTIETVTGLASDPYQFAVVVAGLYLVRPLFAWPTTPLAVVVGYGYGVGLGVPIALLGVVTTVIPVFVAVRRLTGTGAAARQDAGTDGRVEPTAESGPATPTVAFGGVAGRVFDRTGTAIDRYYGVAGPLRGVVASRLAPIPSDVATATAAVSDVRLRHLVVGTAIGELPWTVAAVVVGASAATVTTAGLGDVGIRLTVGCAIAAGVLLTGPVYRVARTRRGSTESGHGADG